The nucleotide window CTAAAAGGAATTATAAGGGGACACGAGGTCGCAGACGGCTTCAGGGCGGAGATGGATGAAAGAGTTATAACAGTGTTCTCAAGTAGATACCATAAGATGAGAGCTGGAATTCTTTTACAAGAGGACGGAAAGTTCAGTCAGGTTTACTTAGATGAGACCTTCTTATTTAACGGTGATAGGTCATGACCTTATCAGTTAAGGTAGAGTCAAGCCATAAGTACTCTTTTAACAGCGAAATAAAGATGGTCTTCAAAGTTCTTTTAGTACCGGAAAAGATCGGTACTGCTACAGGCTTTCATTACATTGTACTTCTAGACACAAGCGGATCAATGGATGGCCTTAAGATAGATAACGCTAAAAAGGGAGCAGTGGAGCTTCTGAAGAAAATACCTCCTGGGAACAAGGTATCCTTCATTACTTTCTCCAGCAGGGTAAACATTATTAGGGAATTTTCAGATCCAGAAGATTTAACGCATGAGATAGTGAACCTAAATGCCGGCGGTCAAACAGCCTTTTACACAGCCCTTTTGACTGCGTTTAACCTTCACAACAAGCACGGGATTCCTAGTTACGTAATCCTTCTCACGGACGGAAATCCTACCGACGATACCAATACTGAAACGTACAAGAAGGTTCCGATACCCAACGGGGTTCAGACCATTTCCTTTGGATTAGGAGATGACTATAACGAAAGTATTCTGAAGGCGTTAGCAGACAGATCAGGTGGCGTGTTTTATCACGTTGACGATGCAATGGAGATTCCAGAGAAGCTGCCTAAAGCGGCAAAGACCAAAATAGCAGCGAAGAACGTAGTTGTGGACTTTGTCGGAGAGTCTGAAATTAAGCTATTGAACTACTCTGGTTCTCCTGTCAAATTGAACGCAATCGAAGGTGTTGTAAAGATCTTGGGGGAGACAGTGATACCTCCTAATTTTAACGGTAACTTCCTCACTGTAAAGGTCAACTACGAGGAGCCTGCAGATGGGAGGAAACAGGCTTTAATGAACGTGCTATCGGTATCACCTGCACAAAATCAAAACGTGTTCATGAATGGAATTAACAAGGACATCATTCTGGAGTACGAGTATTTCAACAACCTAAAGAAGGTTTCCAGTGAGGTCGAAGCTGGTAACCTAGTGGAAGCCACGAGGACCTTAAAGAGAATGGAAGAGATAGCAGGTCAGACAAGAAAACTCGAGCTGATGGAGACTACAAGGAGGCTCTCAGACAGCCTGGAGACTACTAAAAGATCAGGAAACGTAAGCGAACAGACTAGAAAGCTATCGAAAGAGGTATCCAGCGAAGTTACCAGAAAGCTCAGGGGAGAGAGTTAAGCGTAAGGAAGTCCAAGTCAACTATTTTGGCCTTAACCTTCTCCTTTTCACCTTTGCTCTTTACAGTTGCAGGTAAAGACCTTACCCTTATCCCCCAGCCCTCTAGGAAGGACAATAGTTCCCTCTTAACTTCTGACCCTGTTTTGCCTATCACAGGGATATCGTTTACGACTAGAATTATCTCAGGATTTAACCTCCTCCCGAGAAATAACAGACTAGGTCTTATCCAACTGTCCTTTCTCATCCTGGGCATTATGGTAATGAATTTCATCGTAGAGAGACTACCCAGCTTGCCGTCACCTTTAGGATCTACCTCTAATCTGTAACCTGGTTCTATTCTCCTTCCCGGAAATTTAGATTCCCTAAGCACTATTAGTTCTCTCACAACCCTCCCTCGTTCATCCAAGGAGACTATTCTTGGTCTCTCCTCCCCAATTGTAGAGATAAATTCCCTATAGGTAGCTAGAAACTTGACCTGTGGAGAAATTAAAGAGGTGACGTCAACTCCAAACAGCTTCATAGATCAAATTACGATCTACTAGATAATTTACACGTCATTTAATTCCACTTATATCTGTTGAAAACATCACTTTACAATTTGAAATATTTAAACAGAACCGTGAAATACCTTTTATAGTTGCTGAATATTCATCATATATATCCGCGTTAAATTTTCTACTACCATAAAATATAATTATGGTCTCCCCTGGATAGATGAATATTTTTTATCATGGATCTCTTTCATCTTTTTTTAAATTAATGAAAGATTTAATGGTATAAGATTTTCCAAGCGAATTTATTAACTCTGAAATATACAAGCACCTCATGTTTGATCAGTTAAGCGATCAACTGAAAAGGGCTCTGACGGAAATGAATTACAGGGCTCCCACTAAGGTACAAGAGTTGTCCATTCCAGTGTTCATAACAGGAAGAAGCGTCATAGTTCAGGCCAAAACTGGCTCAGGCAAGACCGCTTCTTACTTGATTCCCGCCCTGGAGAGGGGGGTCGACACACTGGTTCTGACTCCAACTAGGGAGTTAGCTGAACAAGTGGCTTATGAGGCCAGGAGGTTAGCTAAGTACAAAAGGACGTCAGTTGGAGTAATAATAGGAGGAGTTGGATATGATAGGCAAGAAGCTGAGGTGGATAGCAAGTTTATCATAGGAACTCCTGGGAGAATTCTAGACCTTTGGGGTAGAGGATCCCTGGACTTATCTAGGTTTAAACTAGCAGTGGTAGACGAAGTCGATAGAATGTTGGACATGGGGTTTATTGAGGACGTTAGGATGATCCTGTCCAAGACCGATGCTGAAAGTTTCGGGTTTTTCTCCGCTACGGTTCCAGAGGAGGTTAAGGATTTGGCTATGGAGTTCGCACCTGAGGCCCAATTCTTAAAGGTAGATGACTATAAACCGGTCGAAATAGAACATATATTTTATCAAGTAAGAGATAATTGGAATGAAAAGATCTTTAATCTTCTCAAAGATGTTAACGGAAAAACTATAATATTCACCAATACGAAGATAAGGGCAGAATCGCTTTATGAGAGAGTCTCTGAAAAGCTCAGCGCATCTCTACTTCACGGTGATATGTCCCAAGGAGCTAGGAGAAGAAATCTTATGAATTTCAGAAAGGGGAACAGTGAGGTACTCATTTCTACGGATCTAGCTGCAAGGGGAATCGATGTGATTGATGTGGACAAGGTGATCAATTTTGACATGCCTAGGGACGTTGAGACTTATATCCACAGGGTAGGAAGAACCGGAAGAATGGGGAGAAAGGGTACAGCCATCTCTTATTATACTAGAAGAGAACAAGAGATGGTAAGCAGAATAAGGGCTATTATTCAGACCAAGGTTATCTCGTCTTAATTTTAATTTTTATCTTTCATTTTTATAAAACACTCTTAGGTTTAGCTCGAGGTAAAGACATGACAATCGGGTCTTCTATCTCAGGGATCCTCAACTAATGGGCCTGAGTTATTAACTATATAGTTCTATAGAGACTATGTTAACTATGAGGGTTATAATTATATAACATGCCAACAAGAGTAGCTCGGAAGATTTATGGAACCGTTCAAGACCATAGACAGTCTAAAACTAAACTTCAACCACATTAAGATTTGGTACACGGCCGGTATGGGATTCTTTACAGATGCATATGACCTCTTCATAATTGGAGCCATCCTTGACGTATTTAATGCTTACAAAATCCCAGGCTTTGTTCTAAATCCGCTTTACACTGGTTTGTTGGCTTCCTCAGCGATATTCACAGCTATTTTCGGTCAGCTTATATTTGGGGCTTTGGGGGACCTGCTAGGGAGGAAAAAGGTCTACGGAGTTGAGGCGTCTCTTCTGACAGCTGGTGCAGCGTTATCAGCGATATCCCCAAATGTACTGTGGTTGATCATATTTAGATCAGTAATGGGACTGGGAATTGGAGGTGACTACCCAATATCAGCTACAATAATGAGTGAGTACGCCAACGTGAAGGATAGAGGGAAGTTAGTGGCTTTGGTCTTTGCCAATCAAGGAATAGGTAGCCTAGTTGCAGTCGCTGTAGGTGCTATATCGGCTTTCACTTTACCTCCTGACATCGCATGGAGGGTGATGGCCTTAATAGGGGCAATACCAGCAGCTACCGTGATTTACCTTAGAAGGAAAGTGCCCGAAACTCCTCGTTACTCTGCACTTAAGGGAGATACCGAAACCCTGAAGAAAGCTTTAGGGTTTGTAAATGGGACTAAAATTGATAACGGTAGTGAAAGTAAAAATGTAAAAATAAAGAGGATGGGATTGAGGGAGTTTCTGTCAAAATATTGGTTATTACTAGTTGGTACTGCAGGCTCTTGGTTCCTGCTAGATATAGCGTTTTATGGTACAGGGATATACTCGGGACCAATAGTTAGTTCCATTCTGGGTAAACCATCTTCCTTAGGAACGGAAATAGTTTATGCTGGAGTTCCTTTCATGGTTGGGTTCTTTGGATACTTTACGGCGGTAGCTCTAATGGATAAGCTGGGTAGGAAAACCATACAGACTATAGGTTTCATTATGATGGCTGCAATCTATGGGTTAGTGGGAACCCTAGCTATCTCCCATGGAGCTAAGTTGATAGGCTTCGTCATCCCAGCCACGCAGGCGTTCGCATTATATGCCCTTTCGTATTTCTTCATAGACTTTGGTCCAAATACCACTACCTTCGTGATCCCATCCGAGGTGTATCCTACAAGCTACAGGACTACAGGTCATGGTATATCAGCCGCAGCTGGAAAGACTGGCGCCGCCATAACTACTTTCTACTTTAGCGTTCTTCTTGCTCAATATGGGATAAAGGATATACTGTATATGCTAGGTATAATCAGTGTAATTGGGGCTATACTCACTATAATAGCAGTGAAAGAACCTAAATTGAAGAGTTTAGAGGAAGTGTCTCAGGACAAAGTCGTACTGGAGGAAAAGAATGGATAAACTTTGTTTGGTTTTACGTTCCTCTCCATTGTACCCTTAATCTACCTTTTTAGATTAAGAATTCGCACTATATCGCTCGTTGTTATCAGACCTTTATGAGAGGGATAAAGGTATAGCTGAATTCGACGCTAAGTCTCCTTCTAAAAAAACATCTCAATAGAGGATTCCTACTTTACCTTTAGAATTTATCACGAAAAGGTCTTAGCAATTAATAAAAATGAGTAGACTATTCCTCTATATACTTTCCACCATCCTTACAGCCTTGTAGATCCCCACCCTCTTTGCCAGTTCTGCCATTGAACCCCTTACAAATTTCCCCATAAAATCCCCGAAATATTCGGAACCAATTCTCAACACTATCGCTACTTGTTTGTATTGGAACTTTTCCGATCCTCCCATGGCGTTACTCATGGCCAACTTCCCAGACTGAACGGCAACTTGAGCTGACATGGGGACGAAACCCTTTGTAGTCATGGAGTCCCCAGCTCCAAAAACGTCCTCATGATCCACAGACATCAGATAGTCATCCACGACCATTCTCCCGTTTTTGTTGGTTAACCCTAAGTCCTCAATCAGCTTAGGTCCTCTGAAACCCACAGCCATAATTGCCATTTCAGCTTTGAACTCTCCCTTAGTAGTGGTAAGAATACCTGCATTGAAACTTTCCACCTTGGTTCCTAAATGAACGTTAACCCCCATCTCCCTTAGTCTGCTTTCAGCAAACTGGGAAGACTCCTTAGTCATGAAGGAGAGTAGTCTCTCCTGAGCCTCAATGAGGTGAACCTCCTTTCCCATCCCCCTCAAAGCCCCAGCAAGTTCTACACCTAAGGTCCCTCCACCTAGTACTGCAACGCTCTTTATTTTAGGAAGCTTAGACCGAATTTCCAGAGCATCCTCTAAAGTCTCCAGCTTCTGAACGTTTCCCCTTATCTTGGTTGCATCCTGCTCATATCCTAAAGCGATGATTAATTTATCATACGAGTAAATACCGCTCGTGGTCTTCACTACCTTACTCTTAAAGTCTATTCCTACTACTTTGCTTCGGATCACTCCTCGTGGATATGGTATGGCAGCAAGGGATGGATTACCTGTTTCGATCACGTCCACCAACCTGTGCGTGAGAAGGAAATACTCTTTGGAGTCTATCACTACAGCTGACCTATTTTGATTTAAGGCAGACATCCCTGCAAATCCTCCACCTAAAATAACAGTCCTCAAACAAAACCCCTTACTTTTCTAGTATAATTAAAAGGATTAAAGCCAGAACTATATTCCAATTGGAACAATTAAAGTAAACTTACTTTTCTCCCTATAAATAAATACGATATTTATACCAAGTCCTTCATAAAAAAGGTAGATGGGCTGTTATTGGTCAGCGACCTAAAACGAAGAATTTGATGTGGAACCCTTTAGATCAGAAGTGCTGGATGGCTAGGTGCTTACCTTGTTGCCAAAGCTTAAATGGAACCAAGGGAAGAGTTAAAACCTATGTTGAATAATATGAAATACCTTGGAAATCCTCTTATCAGCAGGTACATACTATGCCATAGAAAGAGGGATTTACTATAGCCAAACAGCGTACGCATTGATGACTGGTGGTTGCCAGAACCAGTGCGGTTTTTGTTCCCAGTCCCTGAGTAACTCAGCTAGCAAGTTT belongs to Metallosphaera tengchongensis and includes:
- a CDS encoding VWA domain-containing protein, with the protein product MTLSVKVESSHKYSFNSEIKMVFKVLLVPEKIGTATGFHYIVLLDTSGSMDGLKIDNAKKGAVELLKKIPPGNKVSFITFSSRVNIIREFSDPEDLTHEIVNLNAGGQTAFYTALLTAFNLHNKHGIPSYVILLTDGNPTDDTNTETYKKVPIPNGVQTISFGLGDDYNESILKALADRSGGVFYHVDDAMEIPEKLPKAAKTKIAAKNVVVDFVGESEIKLLNYSGSPVKLNAIEGVVKILGETVIPPNFNGNFLTVKVNYEEPADGRKQALMNVLSVSPAQNQNVFMNGINKDIILEYEYFNNLKKVSSEVEAGNLVEATRTLKRMEEIAGQTRKLELMETTRRLSDSLETTKRSGNVSEQTRKLSKEVSSEVTRKLRGES
- a CDS encoding DEAD/DEAH box helicase; the protein is MFDQLSDQLKRALTEMNYRAPTKVQELSIPVFITGRSVIVQAKTGSGKTASYLIPALERGVDTLVLTPTRELAEQVAYEARRLAKYKRTSVGVIIGGVGYDRQEAEVDSKFIIGTPGRILDLWGRGSLDLSRFKLAVVDEVDRMLDMGFIEDVRMILSKTDAESFGFFSATVPEEVKDLAMEFAPEAQFLKVDDYKPVEIEHIFYQVRDNWNEKIFNLLKDVNGKTIIFTNTKIRAESLYERVSEKLSASLLHGDMSQGARRRNLMNFRKGNSEVLISTDLAARGIDVIDVDKVINFDMPRDVETYIHRVGRTGRMGRKGTAISYYTRREQEMVSRIRAIIQTKVISS
- a CDS encoding MFS transporter, whose protein sequence is MEPFKTIDSLKLNFNHIKIWYTAGMGFFTDAYDLFIIGAILDVFNAYKIPGFVLNPLYTGLLASSAIFTAIFGQLIFGALGDLLGRKKVYGVEASLLTAGAALSAISPNVLWLIIFRSVMGLGIGGDYPISATIMSEYANVKDRGKLVALVFANQGIGSLVAVAVGAISAFTLPPDIAWRVMALIGAIPAATVIYLRRKVPETPRYSALKGDTETLKKALGFVNGTKIDNGSESKNVKIKRMGLREFLSKYWLLLVGTAGSWFLLDIAFYGTGIYSGPIVSSILGKPSSLGTEIVYAGVPFMVGFFGYFTAVALMDKLGRKTIQTIGFIMMAAIYGLVGTLAISHGAKLIGFVIPATQAFALYALSYFFIDFGPNTTTFVIPSEVYPTSYRTTGHGISAAAGKTGAAITTFYFSVLLAQYGIKDILYMLGIISVIGAILTIIAVKEPKLKSLEEVSQDKVVLEEKNG
- a CDS encoding NAD(P)/FAD-dependent oxidoreductase, with the translated sequence MRTVILGGGFAGMSALNQNRSAVVIDSKEYFLLTHRLVDVIETGNPSLAAIPYPRGVIRSKVVGIDFKSKVVKTTSGIYSYDKLIIALGYEQDATKIRGNVQKLETLEDALEIRSKLPKIKSVAVLGGGTLGVELAGALRGMGKEVHLIEAQERLLSFMTKESSQFAESRLREMGVNVHLGTKVESFNAGILTTTKGEFKAEMAIMAVGFRGPKLIEDLGLTNKNGRMVVDDYLMSVDHEDVFGAGDSMTTKGFVPMSAQVAVQSGKLAMSNAMGGSEKFQYKQVAIVLRIGSEYFGDFMGKFVRGSMAELAKRVGIYKAVRMVESI